One stretch of Equus przewalskii isolate Varuska chromosome 9, EquPr2, whole genome shotgun sequence DNA includes these proteins:
- the BLOC1S3 gene encoding biogenesis of lysosome-related organelles complex 1 subunit 3, with product MASQGRRRRPPRRPETVVPGEAAETDSELSASSSEEEELYLGPSGPTRGRPTGLRVAGEAAETDSEPEPEPTAAPRDLPPLVVQRDTAGEAWAAEEVPAPAPARSLLQLRLAESQARLDHDVAAAVSGVYRRAGRDVAALAGRLAAAQAAGLAAAHSVRLARGDLCALAERLDIVAGCRLLPDIRGVPGTEPEQDPGPRA from the coding sequence ATGGCGTCCCAGGGTCGTCGGCGGAGGCCGCCGCGGAGGCCCGAGACGGTGGTGCCGGGGGAGGCGGCCGAGACGGACTCGGAGCTCTCCGCGTCCTCAtcggaggaggaggagctgtaCCTGGGCCCCTCGGGCCCGACGCGCGGCCGCCCCACGGGGCTGCGGGTGGCCGGGGAGGCCGCGGAGACCGActcggagccggagccggagccgacGGCCGCGCCGAGGGACCTGCCTCCGCTGGTGGTGCAGCGGGACACGGCGGGGGAGGCCTGGGCCGCGGAGGAGGTCCCGGCGCCCGCCCCCGCGCGCTCGCTGCTGCAGCTCCGGCTGGCCGAGAGCCAGGCGCGGCTGGACCACGACGTGGCGGCCGCCGTGAGCGGCGTGTACCGCCGCGCGGGCCGCGACGTGGCCGCCCTGGCCGGCAGGCTGGCGGCCGCCCAGGCGGCGGGGTTGGCGGCGGCCCACAGCGTGCGCCTGGCACGAGGGGACCTCTGCGCGCTGGCCGAGCGCCTGGACATCGTGGCCGGCTGCCGCCTGCTGCCCGACATCCGCGGCGTGCCGGGGACCGAGCCGGAGCAAGACCCGGGACCGC